From one Sesamum indicum cultivar Zhongzhi No. 13 linkage group LG13, S_indicum_v1.0, whole genome shotgun sequence genomic stretch:
- the LOC105176396 gene encoding kinesin-like protein KIN-14B has product MGEQKGSNNRWNWEVAGFEPRRSVEQRDDYRRASVAPSLGRRYSMSISSHSELSQHAVSSKLMRLKDKVKVVREDYLQLRQEATDLQEYSSAKLDRVTRYLGVLADKTRKLDQAALETEARISPLLSEKKKLFNDLLTAKGNVKVFCRARPLFENEGPYIVEFPDDFTLRVNTGDDSLSNPKKDFEFDRVYGPHFGQADLFADVQPFVQSAFDGYNVSVFAYGQTSSGKTHTMEGSSHDRGLYVRSFEELFDLSNSDATSTSRYSFSVSVFELYNEQIRDLLLESGNILPKVCIGSSDYVVEFVQEKVENPIEFSKVLKAAFQNRGSDTLKFKVSHLVVMVHIYYKNVITGENIYSKLTLVDLAGSDSINVEEEAGEHATEFLHVLKSLSALGDVLASLTSKKDNIPYENSVLTKVLADSLGGSSKTLMVVHICPNMQNMSETIACLNYSARARNAMLSLGNRDTIKKWKDIANDARKELLEKEKEISDLKLESMGLKEDLKRANDQCVLLYNEVQKAWKVSFTLQSDLKAENIMLADKHQIEKEQNVQLRNQIAQLLQVEQDQKLQIEERDSTIQMLQAKLRNVESQLNEALLSNETGSTNGSGPQTGEQTSNKTTADDMDSTAVTKRLEDELKKRDALIERLHEENEKLFDRLTEKASLAGSPQVSSPSPRGPLTQSRDLGRDDNSIAKGRLGDAVPLPLASEKIESSVALVKSGSDKVKTTPAGEYLTAALNDFDPEQYDSLAAISDGANKLLMLVLAAVIKAGASREHEILAEIRDAVFAFIRKMEPKRVMDTMLVSRVRILYIRSLLARSPELQSIKVSPVERFLEKPNSGRSRSSSRGSSPGRSPVRYDSSTRNMLVEDQIQGFKVNIKPEKKSKLSSVVLKIRGIDQDTWRQHVTGGKLREITEEAKTFAVGNKALAALFVHTPAGELQRQIRNWLAENFDFLTVADDTVPGATGQLELLSTAIMDGWMAGLGAAHPPNTDALGQLLSEYARRVYTSQLQHLKDIAGTLATEVAEDSAQVAKLRSALESVDHKRRKILQQMKSDAAMLNLEDGATPIRNPSTAAEDARLASLISLDGILKQVKDITRQTSVSVLSKSKKRSMLASLDELSERMPSLLDVDHPCAQRHIAEGRHAVELTPEEDDKVVDATRATKLLGDTPYGVETDVAQWNVLQFNTGSTTPFIIKCGANSNSELVIKADARVQEPKGGEIVRVVPRPTVLENMSLDEIKEVFTELPEALSLLALARTADGTRARYSRLYRTLAMKVPALRDLVGELEKGGVLKDMKS; this is encoded by the exons TTCGAGCCAAGGAGATCGGTGGAGCAGCGGGATGATTACAGGAGGGCCTCGGTGGCGCCGTCGTTGGGGCGGCGCTACTCGATGTCCATTTCTTCGCATTCCGAGCTCTCCCAGCACGCCGTGAGCTCCAAGCTCATGCGATTGAAGGACAAAGTCAAG GTTGTCAGAGAAGATTACTTGCAGTTGAGACAAGAAGCTACGGATCTTCAGGAATATTCCAGTGCAAAGCTTGATCGTGTCACACGTTATTTAGGTGTACTTGCTGACAAGACTCGTAAGCTAG ATCAAGCTGCCCTTGAAACTGAAGCTAGAATTTCTCCGCTGCTATCTgagaagaaaaagttatttaatgACTTATTGACTGCAAAAG GTAATGTAAAGGTGTTTTGTCGTGCAAGGCCACTTTTTGAGAATGAAGGTCCATATATTGTTGAATTTCCTGATGATTTTACCCTTCGCGTAAATACTGGGGATGATAGTCTCTCCAATCCAAAAAAGGATTTTGAGTTTGACAGGGTTTATGGACCTCATTTTGGACAAG CTGATCTTTTTGCTGATGTTCAGCCTTTTGTTCAGTCAGCATTTGATGGATATAATGTTTCAGTATTTGCATATGGGCAAACCAGCTCCGGAAAGACGCATACTATg GAAGGATCTAGCCATGATCGTGGTTTATATGTTCGATCATTTGAGGAGCTTTTTGATTTATCCAACTCAGATGCAACTTCAACTTCTCGATATAGTTTCTCGGTTTCCGTCTTTGAGCTTTATAATGAACAG ATAAGGGATTTGCTTCTGGAATCTGGAAATATTCTACCAAAGGTCTGTATTGGGTCGTCAGACTATGTTGTGGAATTTGTCCAGGAAAAAGTTGAGAATCCTATAGAGTTCTCCAAAGTCCTCAAAGCAGCATTCCAGAATCGAGGGAGCGACACCTTGAAGTTTAAAGTTTCCCATCT GGTTGTCATGGTTCATATATACTATAAGAATGTGATCACGGGTGAGAACATATATAGCAAGCTTACTCTAGTTGATTTGGCTGGAAGCGATAGTATAAATGTAGAGGAGGAAGCTGGTGAACATGCAACAGAGTTTTTGCATGTCCTAAAATCCCTCTCAGC GTTGGGTGATGTTTTGGCTTCTTTAACCTCTAAGAAGGATAATATTCCATATGAGAACTCAGTGCTAACAAAAGTTCTTGCAGATTCATTAG GTGGAAGCTCCAAGACGTTGATGGTTGTTCATATCTGCCCTAATATGCAAAACATGTCTGAGACAATAGCATGCCTTAATTATTCGGCTAGAGCGCGAAATGCTATGTTGAGCCTTGGGAATCGAGATACAATCAAGAAATGGAAAGATATT GCCAACGATGCACGTAAAGAATtgcttgaaaaagaaaaggaaataagcGACCTGAAGTTAGAAAGTATGGGACTAAAGGAAGATTTAAAGCGTGCAAATGACCAATGTGTTTTACTCTACAATGAAGTTCAGAAAGCCTGGAAAGTTTCTTTCACATTGCAGTCAGATTTAAAG GCAGAGAATATAATGCTTGCAGATAAGCATCAGATAGAGAAGGAACAGAATGTGCAACTCCGTAACCAAATTGCTCAGTTGTTGCAAGTAGAGCAAGACCAGAAATTGCAAATAGAAGAAAGGGATTCAACAATTCAAATGTTGCAG GCCAAACTGAGGAATGTTGAGTCACAATTAAATGAAGCTCTTCTTTCCAATGAGACTGGGTCAACAAATGGCTCTGGACCACAGACTGGAGAGCAAACTAGCAACAAAACTACAGCTGATGACATGGATTCTACTGCAGTTACCAAGAGGCTTGAGGATGAACTCAAGAAACGGGATGCACTTATTGAG AGATTACATGAAGAGAACGAGAAGTTGTTTGACAGATTGACTGAAAAAGCTTCCTTAGCTGGATCGCCTCAG GTGTCAAGCCCATCTCCCAGGGGGCCACTTACTCAGTCTCGCGACTTGGGAAG GGATGATAATTCTATCGCCAAAGGACGCCTGGGTGATGCTGTTCCCTTACCTTTAGCCTCTGAAAAAATAGAGAGCTCAGTTGCATTGGTTAAATCTGGTTCTGATAAGGTGAAAACTACGCCAGCTGGTGAATATCTTACTGCTGCTCTGAATGATTTTGATCCCGAACAATATGATAGTCTTGCTGCGATCTCCGATGGTGCAAACAAGCTTTTGATGTTG GTTTTGGCTGCAGTCATTAAAGCAGGTGCTTCTAGAGAGCACGAAATACTTGCTGAAATAAGAGATGCTGTTTTTGCCTTCATCCGTAAAATGGAGCCCAAAAGGGTGATGGATACCATGCTTGTTTCCCGTGTTAGGATTCTGTACATTCGTTCCCTACTTGCTCGGTCACCAGAGCTACAATCAATTAAG GTTTCTCCTGTTGAGCGCTTTTTGGAGAAGCCTAATAGTGGACGTAGTAGAAGCTCTAGCCGTGGTAGCAGCCCCGGAAGGTCTCCAGTGCGCTATGATTCCAGCACAAGGAATATGCTGGTTGAGGACCAGATTCAAGGGttcaaagtaaatataaaaccaGAAAAGAAGTCGAAGTTGTCATCAGTGGTCCTGAAGATACGCGGAATTGATCAG GACACGTGGAGACAGCATGTAACAGGTGGAAAACTCAGGGAAATAACTGAGGAAGCAAAAACTTTTGCAGTTGGGAACAAGGCACTTGCAGCTCTCTTTGTTCATACTCCAGCTGGTGAGCTCCAGCGACAAATCAGAAATTGGCTTGCGGAGAACTTTGACTTCCTTACTGTTGCTGATGATACAGTACCTGGAGCAACTGGTCAGCTTGAGCTTCTCTCTACTGCAATAATGGATGGTTGGATGGCTGGACTGGGTGCTGCCCATCCTCCAAATACTGATGCTCTTGGCCAACTTTTATCTGAATATGCAAGGCGTGTTTATACTTCTCAACTGCAACATTTAAAG GATATTGCAGGTACTTTGGCAACTGAAGTGGCGGAAGACTCTGCACAAGTAGCTAAGCTGCGTTCAGCTCTTGAGTCTGTTGATCACAAGAGAAGAAAG ATTTTGCAACAAATGAAAAGTGATGCAGCAATGCTGAATTTGGAAGATGGTGCTACACCCATTCGAAATCCATCTACTGCTGCTGAGGATGCAAGACTTGCATCATTAATTTCCCTCGATGGCATATTGAAGCAAGTCAAG GATATAACGCGGCAAACCTCTGTTAGTGTTCTCAGTAAGAGTAAGAAGAGATCAATGCTTGCCTCTCTAGATGAACTTTCAGAACGGATGCCTTCTTTACTTGACGTTGACCATCCATGTGCTCAAAGACATATCGCAGAAGGTCGACATGCTGTTGAG TTAACTCCGGAGGAGGACGACAAGGTTGTTGATGCAACACGTGCTACCAAACTTCTTGGAGACACGCCATATGGTGTTGAAACTGATGTAGCCCAGTGGAACGTTTTGCAGTTCAACACGGGCTCAACGACCCCATTCATCATTAAATGTGGTGCCAACTCGAATTCTGAACTGGTCATTAAGGCGGATGCACGAGTCCAGGAACCCAAAGGCGGGGAAATCGTCCGAGTCGTTCCAAGACCAACTGTTCTGGAAAATATGAGCCTTGATGAGATAAAAGAGGTCTTCACTGAGCTCCCCGAGGCTCTAAGTTTGCTTGCTCTTGCTAGGACAGCAGACGGAACCAGAGCTCGTTATTCTCGATTGTACAGAACTCTGGCCATGAAGGTTCCCGCACTGAGGGACCTAGTCGGTGAACTTGAGAAAGGGGGAGTACTAAAAGATATGAAATCGTGA